A region of Diospyros lotus cultivar Yz01 chromosome 3, ASM1463336v1, whole genome shotgun sequence DNA encodes the following proteins:
- the LOC127797370 gene encoding protein BCCIP homolog isoform X2: MPVLQFLQPSLQLWTSEQFSWFRTSHFCSLSRTLNSVHAFKLPQIPKMLPKSRPRQVFKPHPSIFSPFCRSIARLASAYKVKRQIQNRKFHQKSSPSSSGGKVNHKVGMDKREPYGSSDEEEFEGTIQADFAFFDPKSDDFHGVKGLLMTYLDHREWDISGFADLILSQTTVGTIVKTEEEDTPYSVVTALNLGRYKDHKCIKELTDFLLKVCKDKDILGNLRSFFKEQMQSVGLLVSQRVVNLPPQLLPPLYDALFDEISWATEDERTEELRRSFCLKHYLLLTRIYEQKAAVRRLQYLLRQRMKSFTSSWSFKFPLRIEQLANEELKNYKLMGLVMAVEAEKISMFREQLHSLISES; this comes from the exons ATGCCTGTATTGCAATTTTTGCAACCTAGCTTGCAGTTGTGG ACATCAGAACAGTTTAGTTGGTTTCGAACATCACATTTTTGCTCATTGTCAAGGACCTTAAATTCTGTGCATGCTTTCAAATTGCCACAAATTCCCAAAATGCTGCCGAAGTCAAGGCCCCGCCAAGTATTTAAGCCCCATCCTTCCATATTCTCTCCTTTTTGTCGTTCAATTGCTAGATTGGCATCTGCTTATAAGGTCAAGCGGCAGATCCAGAACCGAAAGTTCCACCAAAAATCTTCCCCCAGTTCTTCAG GTGGCAAAGTCAACCATAAGGTTGGCATGGATAAGAGGGAACCATATGGATCTTCTGACGAAGAAGAGTTCGAA GGAACTATTCAGGCGGATTTTGCTTTCTTTGATCCAAAATCTGATGACTTCCACGGAGTAAAGGGTCTGTTGATGACATACCTTGATCATCGGGAATGGGATATAAGTGGTTTTGCGGACCTAATATTAAGCCAAACAACAGTAGGGACAATTGTTAAAACAGAGGAAGAGGATACACCATACTCTGTCGTTACCGCTCTTAACTTGGGAAGATATAAG GATCATAAATGTATTAAGGAACTCACAGACTTCTTACTTAAAGTATGCAAGGACAAGGATATACTCGGTAACTTGAGATCCTTCTTCAAAGAGCAAATGCAGAGTGTGGGGCTTTTGGTCTCTCAGCGTGTTGTCAATCTCCCTCCCCAGCTCCTGCCACCTCTTTATGATGcgctctttgatgaaatctcctGGGCGACAGAAGATGAG CGAACGGAGGAGCTCAGGAGGTCCTTTTGCTTAAAGCACTATCTATTGCTAACTAGAATCTATGAG caaAAGGCAGCAGTAAGGAGGCTACAATATTTATTAAGGCAGAGGATGAAATCTTTTACCAG TTCCTGGTCCTTTAAGTTCCCATTGCGCATTGAGCAACTTGCAAACGAAGAG CTGAAGAATTACAAGTTGATGGGTTTAGTCATGGCTGTTGAAGCAGAGAAGATTTCAATGTTCCGAGAACAGTTGCATTCTTTGATAAGTGAATCGTGA
- the LOC127797370 gene encoding protein BCCIP homolog isoform X6, protein MDKREPYGSSDEEEFEGTIQADFAFFDPKSDDFHGVKGLLMTYLDHREWDISGFADLILSQTTVGTIVKTEEEDTPYSVVTALNLGRYKDHKCIKELTDFLLKVCKDKDILGNLRSFFKEQMQSVGLLVSQRVVNLPPQLLPPLYDALFDEISWATEDERTEELRRSFCLKHYLLLTRIYEHMNGGKKNAAKGSSKEATIFIKAEDEIFYQLSSWSFKFPLRIEQLANEELKNYKLMGLVMAVEAEKISMFREQLHSLISES, encoded by the exons ATGGATAAGAGGGAACCATATGGATCTTCTGACGAAGAAGAGTTCGAA GGAACTATTCAGGCGGATTTTGCTTTCTTTGATCCAAAATCTGATGACTTCCACGGAGTAAAGGGTCTGTTGATGACATACCTTGATCATCGGGAATGGGATATAAGTGGTTTTGCGGACCTAATATTAAGCCAAACAACAGTAGGGACAATTGTTAAAACAGAGGAAGAGGATACACCATACTCTGTCGTTACCGCTCTTAACTTGGGAAGATATAAG GATCATAAATGTATTAAGGAACTCACAGACTTCTTACTTAAAGTATGCAAGGACAAGGATATACTCGGTAACTTGAGATCCTTCTTCAAAGAGCAAATGCAGAGTGTGGGGCTTTTGGTCTCTCAGCGTGTTGTCAATCTCCCTCCCCAGCTCCTGCCACCTCTTTATGATGcgctctttgatgaaatctcctGGGCGACAGAAGATGAG CGAACGGAGGAGCTCAGGAGGTCCTTTTGCTTAAAGCACTATCTATTGCTAACTAGAATCTATGAG CATATGAATggtggaaaaaaaaatgcagcaaAAGGCAGCAGTAAGGAGGCTACAATATTTATTAAGGCAGAGGATGAAATCTTTTACCAG CTCAGTTCCTGGTCCTTTAAGTTCCCATTGCGCATTGAGCAACTTGCAAACGAAGAG CTGAAGAATTACAAGTTGATGGGTTTAGTCATGGCTGTTGAAGCAGAGAAGATTTCAATGTTCCGAGAACAGTTGCATTCTTTGATAAGTGAATCGTGA
- the LOC127797370 gene encoding protein BCCIP homolog isoform X4, producing MPVLQFLQPSLQLWTSEQFSWFRTSHFCSLSRTLNSVHAFKLPQIPKMLPKSRPRQVFKPHPSIFSPFCRSIARLASAYKVKRQIQNRKFHQKSSPSSSGGKVNHKVGMDKREPYGSSDEEEFEGTIQADFAFFDPKSDDFHGVKGLLMTYLDHREWDISGFADLILSQTTVGTIVKTEEEDTPYSVVTALNLGRYKDHKCIKELTDFLLKVCKDKDILGNLRSFFKEQMQSVGLLVSQRVVNLPPQLLPPLYDALFDEISWATEDERTEELRRSFCLKHYLLLTRIYEHMNGGKKNAAKGSSKEATIFIKAEDEIFYQFLVL from the exons ATGCCTGTATTGCAATTTTTGCAACCTAGCTTGCAGTTGTGG ACATCAGAACAGTTTAGTTGGTTTCGAACATCACATTTTTGCTCATTGTCAAGGACCTTAAATTCTGTGCATGCTTTCAAATTGCCACAAATTCCCAAAATGCTGCCGAAGTCAAGGCCCCGCCAAGTATTTAAGCCCCATCCTTCCATATTCTCTCCTTTTTGTCGTTCAATTGCTAGATTGGCATCTGCTTATAAGGTCAAGCGGCAGATCCAGAACCGAAAGTTCCACCAAAAATCTTCCCCCAGTTCTTCAG GTGGCAAAGTCAACCATAAGGTTGGCATGGATAAGAGGGAACCATATGGATCTTCTGACGAAGAAGAGTTCGAA GGAACTATTCAGGCGGATTTTGCTTTCTTTGATCCAAAATCTGATGACTTCCACGGAGTAAAGGGTCTGTTGATGACATACCTTGATCATCGGGAATGGGATATAAGTGGTTTTGCGGACCTAATATTAAGCCAAACAACAGTAGGGACAATTGTTAAAACAGAGGAAGAGGATACACCATACTCTGTCGTTACCGCTCTTAACTTGGGAAGATATAAG GATCATAAATGTATTAAGGAACTCACAGACTTCTTACTTAAAGTATGCAAGGACAAGGATATACTCGGTAACTTGAGATCCTTCTTCAAAGAGCAAATGCAGAGTGTGGGGCTTTTGGTCTCTCAGCGTGTTGTCAATCTCCCTCCCCAGCTCCTGCCACCTCTTTATGATGcgctctttgatgaaatctcctGGGCGACAGAAGATGAG CGAACGGAGGAGCTCAGGAGGTCCTTTTGCTTAAAGCACTATCTATTGCTAACTAGAATCTATGAG CATATGAATggtggaaaaaaaaatgcagcaaAAGGCAGCAGTAAGGAGGCTACAATATTTATTAAGGCAGAGGATGAAATCTTTTACCAG TTCCTGGTCCTTTAA
- the LOC127797370 gene encoding protein BCCIP homolog isoform X3 — translation MPVLQFLQPSLQLWTSEQFSWFRTSHFCSLSRTLNSVHAFKLPQIPKMLPKSRPRQVFKPHPSIFSPFCRSIARLASAYKVKRQIQNRKFHQKSSPSSSGGKVNHKVGMDKREPYGSSDEEEFEGTIQADFAFFDPKSDDFHGVKGLLMTYLDHREWDISGFADLILSQTTVGTIVKTEEEDTPYSVVTALNLGRYKDHKCIKELTDFLLKVCKDKDILGNLRSFFKEQMQSVGLLVSQRVVNLPPQLLPPLYDALFDEISWATEDERTEELRRSFCLKHYLLLTRIYEQKAAVRRLQYLLRQRMKSFTSSVPGPLSSHCALSNLQTKS, via the exons ATGCCTGTATTGCAATTTTTGCAACCTAGCTTGCAGTTGTGG ACATCAGAACAGTTTAGTTGGTTTCGAACATCACATTTTTGCTCATTGTCAAGGACCTTAAATTCTGTGCATGCTTTCAAATTGCCACAAATTCCCAAAATGCTGCCGAAGTCAAGGCCCCGCCAAGTATTTAAGCCCCATCCTTCCATATTCTCTCCTTTTTGTCGTTCAATTGCTAGATTGGCATCTGCTTATAAGGTCAAGCGGCAGATCCAGAACCGAAAGTTCCACCAAAAATCTTCCCCCAGTTCTTCAG GTGGCAAAGTCAACCATAAGGTTGGCATGGATAAGAGGGAACCATATGGATCTTCTGACGAAGAAGAGTTCGAA GGAACTATTCAGGCGGATTTTGCTTTCTTTGATCCAAAATCTGATGACTTCCACGGAGTAAAGGGTCTGTTGATGACATACCTTGATCATCGGGAATGGGATATAAGTGGTTTTGCGGACCTAATATTAAGCCAAACAACAGTAGGGACAATTGTTAAAACAGAGGAAGAGGATACACCATACTCTGTCGTTACCGCTCTTAACTTGGGAAGATATAAG GATCATAAATGTATTAAGGAACTCACAGACTTCTTACTTAAAGTATGCAAGGACAAGGATATACTCGGTAACTTGAGATCCTTCTTCAAAGAGCAAATGCAGAGTGTGGGGCTTTTGGTCTCTCAGCGTGTTGTCAATCTCCCTCCCCAGCTCCTGCCACCTCTTTATGATGcgctctttgatgaaatctcctGGGCGACAGAAGATGAG CGAACGGAGGAGCTCAGGAGGTCCTTTTGCTTAAAGCACTATCTATTGCTAACTAGAATCTATGAG caaAAGGCAGCAGTAAGGAGGCTACAATATTTATTAAGGCAGAGGATGAAATCTTTTACCAG CTCAGTTCCTGGTCCTTTAAGTTCCCATTGCGCATTGAGCAACTTGCAAACGAAGAG CTGA
- the LOC127797370 gene encoding protein BCCIP homolog isoform X1, translated as MPVLQFLQPSLQLWTSEQFSWFRTSHFCSLSRTLNSVHAFKLPQIPKMLPKSRPRQVFKPHPSIFSPFCRSIARLASAYKVKRQIQNRKFHQKSSPSSSGGKVNHKVGMDKREPYGSSDEEEFEGTIQADFAFFDPKSDDFHGVKGLLMTYLDHREWDISGFADLILSQTTVGTIVKTEEEDTPYSVVTALNLGRYKDHKCIKELTDFLLKVCKDKDILGNLRSFFKEQMQSVGLLVSQRVVNLPPQLLPPLYDALFDEISWATEDERTEELRRSFCLKHYLLLTRIYEHMNGGKKNAAKGSSKEATIFIKAEDEIFYQLSSWSFKFPLRIEQLANEELKNYKLMGLVMAVEAEKISMFREQLHSLISES; from the exons ATGCCTGTATTGCAATTTTTGCAACCTAGCTTGCAGTTGTGG ACATCAGAACAGTTTAGTTGGTTTCGAACATCACATTTTTGCTCATTGTCAAGGACCTTAAATTCTGTGCATGCTTTCAAATTGCCACAAATTCCCAAAATGCTGCCGAAGTCAAGGCCCCGCCAAGTATTTAAGCCCCATCCTTCCATATTCTCTCCTTTTTGTCGTTCAATTGCTAGATTGGCATCTGCTTATAAGGTCAAGCGGCAGATCCAGAACCGAAAGTTCCACCAAAAATCTTCCCCCAGTTCTTCAG GTGGCAAAGTCAACCATAAGGTTGGCATGGATAAGAGGGAACCATATGGATCTTCTGACGAAGAAGAGTTCGAA GGAACTATTCAGGCGGATTTTGCTTTCTTTGATCCAAAATCTGATGACTTCCACGGAGTAAAGGGTCTGTTGATGACATACCTTGATCATCGGGAATGGGATATAAGTGGTTTTGCGGACCTAATATTAAGCCAAACAACAGTAGGGACAATTGTTAAAACAGAGGAAGAGGATACACCATACTCTGTCGTTACCGCTCTTAACTTGGGAAGATATAAG GATCATAAATGTATTAAGGAACTCACAGACTTCTTACTTAAAGTATGCAAGGACAAGGATATACTCGGTAACTTGAGATCCTTCTTCAAAGAGCAAATGCAGAGTGTGGGGCTTTTGGTCTCTCAGCGTGTTGTCAATCTCCCTCCCCAGCTCCTGCCACCTCTTTATGATGcgctctttgatgaaatctcctGGGCGACAGAAGATGAG CGAACGGAGGAGCTCAGGAGGTCCTTTTGCTTAAAGCACTATCTATTGCTAACTAGAATCTATGAG CATATGAATggtggaaaaaaaaatgcagcaaAAGGCAGCAGTAAGGAGGCTACAATATTTATTAAGGCAGAGGATGAAATCTTTTACCAG CTCAGTTCCTGGTCCTTTAAGTTCCCATTGCGCATTGAGCAACTTGCAAACGAAGAG CTGAAGAATTACAAGTTGATGGGTTTAGTCATGGCTGTTGAAGCAGAGAAGATTTCAATGTTCCGAGAACAGTTGCATTCTTTGATAAGTGAATCGTGA
- the LOC127797370 gene encoding protein BCCIP homolog isoform X5 yields MLPKSRPRQVFKPHPSIFSPFCRSIARLASAYKVKRQIQNRKFHQKSSPSSSGGKVNHKVGMDKREPYGSSDEEEFEGTIQADFAFFDPKSDDFHGVKGLLMTYLDHREWDISGFADLILSQTTVGTIVKTEEEDTPYSVVTALNLGRYKDHKCIKELTDFLLKVCKDKDILGNLRSFFKEQMQSVGLLVSQRVVNLPPQLLPPLYDALFDEISWATEDERTEELRRSFCLKHYLLLTRIYEHMNGGKKNAAKGSSKEATIFIKAEDEIFYQLSSWSFKFPLRIEQLANEELKNYKLMGLVMAVEAEKISMFREQLHSLISES; encoded by the exons ATGCTGCCGAAGTCAAGGCCCCGCCAAGTATTTAAGCCCCATCCTTCCATATTCTCTCCTTTTTGTCGTTCAATTGCTAGATTGGCATCTGCTTATAAGGTCAAGCGGCAGATCCAGAACCGAAAGTTCCACCAAAAATCTTCCCCCAGTTCTTCAG GTGGCAAAGTCAACCATAAGGTTGGCATGGATAAGAGGGAACCATATGGATCTTCTGACGAAGAAGAGTTCGAA GGAACTATTCAGGCGGATTTTGCTTTCTTTGATCCAAAATCTGATGACTTCCACGGAGTAAAGGGTCTGTTGATGACATACCTTGATCATCGGGAATGGGATATAAGTGGTTTTGCGGACCTAATATTAAGCCAAACAACAGTAGGGACAATTGTTAAAACAGAGGAAGAGGATACACCATACTCTGTCGTTACCGCTCTTAACTTGGGAAGATATAAG GATCATAAATGTATTAAGGAACTCACAGACTTCTTACTTAAAGTATGCAAGGACAAGGATATACTCGGTAACTTGAGATCCTTCTTCAAAGAGCAAATGCAGAGTGTGGGGCTTTTGGTCTCTCAGCGTGTTGTCAATCTCCCTCCCCAGCTCCTGCCACCTCTTTATGATGcgctctttgatgaaatctcctGGGCGACAGAAGATGAG CGAACGGAGGAGCTCAGGAGGTCCTTTTGCTTAAAGCACTATCTATTGCTAACTAGAATCTATGAG CATATGAATggtggaaaaaaaaatgcagcaaAAGGCAGCAGTAAGGAGGCTACAATATTTATTAAGGCAGAGGATGAAATCTTTTACCAG CTCAGTTCCTGGTCCTTTAAGTTCCCATTGCGCATTGAGCAACTTGCAAACGAAGAG CTGAAGAATTACAAGTTGATGGGTTTAGTCATGGCTGTTGAAGCAGAGAAGATTTCAATGTTCCGAGAACAGTTGCATTCTTTGATAAGTGAATCGTGA